In Anseongella ginsenosidimutans, one genomic interval encodes:
- the gcvH gene encoding glycine cleavage system protein GcvH has protein sequence MNFPAELKYTKDHEWVRIEGETAVIGITDFAQGELGDIVYIDIPSVGETVARDEVFGTVEAVKTVSDLFMPLSGLVLELNAKLDTNPELVNQDPYEEGWMVKIRVSDPAEADKLLTAETYKEQIGA, from the coding sequence ATGAACTTTCCTGCAGAACTGAAATATACCAAGGATCACGAATGGGTGAGGATTGAAGGCGAAACGGCGGTTATCGGCATTACGGATTTTGCCCAGGGTGAACTTGGGGATATTGTTTATATTGATATTCCTTCCGTAGGCGAAACCGTGGCCAGGGACGAGGTGTTCGGGACGGTCGAAGCCGTAAAAACGGTATCGGATCTTTTTATGCCTCTTTCAGGCCTTGTCCTGGAGCTGAACGCTAAGCTGGATACCAACCCGGAACTGGTGAACCAGGATCCCTACGAAGAAGGCTGGATGGTAAAGATCCGCGTCTCGGATCCGGCAGAAGCTGACAAGCTGCTGACGGCGGAAACCTATAAAGAGCAAATTGGTGCCTGA
- a CDS encoding clostripain-related cysteine peptidase has translation MPRNLLIPLFISAVFLISTSCKESEPLDAVLPETTVIVYMAADNNLEEYALNNINQMEAAMTGDDKNLLVYLTTSGELPRVLKITHDTSPEITSEAVINYPAQNSSSPAVMTKVLEDIREAYPSASFGLILWSHATSWMPPGSSPSTLSFGDDGGEQMDIKDLKKALPGSYDYIVFDACSMASVEVLYELRNKTNYILASPTETIASGMPYHQVMPHFFEGSKGLQKVAGKYVEYYKQQDGLFRSATISLIDTRQLAELAAASKAVLENADFTHHDYNRENIQRLDFETRPATEGYDFLDFFQKNLPSSGLQPLEQQLEETVLFKQHTEEFLGKPIATFCGLSCYIPHAGDDLINNYYKTLEWSQASGFNLLIK, from the coding sequence ATGCCCCGGAACCTGCTGATCCCCCTCTTCATTTCCGCTGTTTTCCTGATCTCCACCAGCTGCAAGGAAAGCGAGCCCCTTGATGCTGTTCTCCCGGAAACCACGGTTATCGTGTACATGGCGGCGGATAACAACCTGGAAGAGTATGCCCTAAACAATATCAACCAGATGGAAGCAGCCATGACCGGGGATGATAAGAACCTGCTTGTGTACCTGACCACTTCCGGTGAATTGCCCCGCGTACTGAAAATAACGCACGATACCAGCCCGGAAATCACGAGCGAAGCGGTGATCAATTACCCGGCGCAGAATTCATCCAGCCCCGCAGTAATGACAAAAGTACTGGAAGACATCCGCGAAGCCTATCCTTCGGCGTCCTTCGGGCTCATTCTCTGGTCCCACGCCACCTCCTGGATGCCCCCGGGGTCAAGCCCCAGCACGTTATCGTTCGGGGATGACGGAGGCGAACAAATGGATATCAAAGACTTAAAGAAAGCGCTGCCGGGAAGCTATGACTACATCGTTTTTGACGCCTGTTCCATGGCAAGTGTGGAAGTGCTGTACGAACTGAGGAATAAGACAAATTATATCCTTGCCTCCCCAACGGAAACAATTGCGTCCGGAATGCCTTATCACCAGGTGATGCCGCATTTTTTTGAAGGCAGCAAGGGCTTGCAAAAAGTGGCCGGCAAGTACGTGGAATATTATAAGCAGCAGGACGGCCTGTTCCGCTCCGCCACGATATCCCTGATCGATACCCGTCAACTGGCCGAACTGGCCGCGGCGAGTAAAGCAGTACTGGAAAATGCAGATTTTACGCATCACGATTACAACCGGGAAAATATCCAGCGTCTTGATTTCGAAACCCGGCCGGCAACAGAAGGCTATGACTTCCTCGATTTTTTCCAAAAGAACCTGCCCTCATCCGGCCTGCAGCCTTTAGAACAGCAATTGGAAGAAACAGTACTGTTTAAACAGCATACAGAAGAATTCCTGGGTAAGCCTATAGCGACTTTCTGCGGCCTTAGCTGCTATATCCCCCACGCCGGCGATGATCTTATAAACAATTATTATAAGACCCTGGAATGGAGCCAGGCAAGTGGGTTCAATCTGCTGATAAAGTAA
- a CDS encoding PL29 family lyase N-terminal domain-containing protein, giving the protein MKKTFPKTLFKWCAAFTLAGVIFAGCKKYDDDIDRLQESIDQNESTLSALDQLVKSGAVVTSVSQTDNGVTLSLSNGQTYTISNGADGSDGADGSEGSVVAIDGDGEWTIDGVKTGVMAEGQDGEDGEDGEDGQDGEDGPQGPQGPKGDDGQDGADGQDGHSPVITIQNNEWYIDGQATGVQAYPGNIAVVENPDFYEVVFTSSAGVATDAVRLPRVSLFVSGLSFVPKNVSAFQENPVIAFPQIVNGGGTIIYQGAAPLTFKFNPSSVGFEYFKVLGLATKKADRVVLKAGADMVDDKIVLAGHDIPANYQGGELKFNAWPNGYVFSNADILGPDPSENIDMMALVVENTGKYTENDAAEKIVVSQYIQAGREEIAQSDVTIEKFKKGTDVNRPYLPDGTSSQTADLNMPLLTSGGQADITNAPDIHFRLHYVDDSYLNTSGGYSLADSVRGFFERFGSTLYSMDDNGFDNYTLKFSEVLYNQPQGNEDTRQYIEILDAATGKIRVAEDPNNQGAPNAAAIGKNPVVRVDLFAPGANSPVVTRYIKLEISDTYRPPIELPANLEVILTSCDYTGEGFTYDMDNVYNKTGLSKDAFHNLYTFAGISVPPGSGLDLTSLVSDPNDENMIEIDIPKTTKPGIYVVTGKFTAPGYPDVNFSGSINVQAPNHALNRNSSWWNAELTTMQIHGRENGGAWEMAGRLWDGFQLKRAAYAGTCGTPAVIDVKFVIAPNQTGVQIIETPGVDTVIALDNSADGRKWVDRNHVVVYAQIFINGTLYETESFNVQFQNPVLPIVERNPNHHLEDKKPVTYDLHHSIQMKDYTGVTLFDLRNFANGGDDIDNIGLRTLYGANSGFSFALVEARNNNGDVIDVTTGDLRVILDPVTGIVEWQNTGADIQQEITLTFKVIQHNTWNQGEFSGSMPTAHFVEPEFVKLKVLPLP; this is encoded by the coding sequence ATGAAAAAAACATTTCCCAAAACATTGTTTAAGTGGTGCGCTGCTTTTACACTCGCGGGAGTGATCTTCGCGGGATGTAAAAAGTATGATGACGACATTGATCGTCTTCAGGAGAGCATCGATCAGAATGAAAGCACCCTTTCTGCCCTTGACCAGCTGGTTAAGTCCGGAGCGGTAGTTACCTCGGTGTCGCAGACCGATAACGGTGTGACGCTTTCATTATCTAACGGACAAACTTATACCATTAGCAACGGCGCTGACGGCAGCGATGGAGCGGACGGATCCGAAGGCTCTGTTGTGGCCATTGACGGCGACGGCGAATGGACCATTGACGGTGTGAAAACCGGCGTAATGGCAGAAGGCCAGGACGGTGAAGACGGTGAAGACGGCGAGGATGGTCAGGACGGTGAAGATGGCCCCCAGGGCCCTCAAGGACCTAAAGGTGACGATGGCCAGGACGGCGCCGACGGTCAGGATGGTCATTCTCCCGTAATTACTATTCAGAATAATGAATGGTATATTGACGGACAGGCAACCGGCGTACAAGCGTACCCCGGCAATATTGCCGTTGTTGAGAATCCTGATTTTTATGAAGTGGTGTTTACCTCTTCGGCAGGAGTGGCTACTGATGCTGTCCGGCTTCCCAGGGTTTCCCTGTTTGTAAGCGGCCTGAGCTTTGTTCCTAAAAATGTTTCCGCTTTCCAGGAAAATCCTGTGATCGCTTTTCCGCAGATCGTTAACGGCGGCGGAACCATCATTTACCAGGGCGCTGCACCGCTGACCTTTAAGTTCAACCCTTCCAGCGTTGGTTTTGAGTATTTCAAAGTGCTTGGACTGGCTACGAAGAAAGCCGACCGCGTGGTCCTGAAGGCGGGCGCTGACATGGTGGATGACAAGATCGTACTGGCGGGCCATGATATTCCTGCCAACTACCAGGGCGGCGAATTGAAGTTCAACGCCTGGCCAAACGGTTACGTGTTCTCCAATGCCGATATCCTGGGCCCCGATCCTTCGGAAAACATCGATATGATGGCGCTGGTAGTTGAAAACACCGGCAAATACACAGAAAATGACGCAGCCGAAAAGATTGTTGTTTCCCAGTATATTCAAGCCGGACGGGAAGAGATTGCCCAGTCTGATGTGACGATCGAGAAGTTCAAAAAAGGTACGGATGTAAATCGTCCTTACCTGCCTGACGGAACCAGCAGCCAGACAGCTGACCTGAACATGCCTCTGCTGACTTCCGGTGGCCAGGCTGACATTACGAATGCCCCGGATATTCACTTCCGCCTGCATTACGTTGACGACAGCTACCTGAATACCAGCGGCGGTTATAGCCTGGCTGACAGCGTCCGTGGCTTCTTCGAAAGATTCGGGAGTACACTCTATTCAATGGACGATAACGGCTTTGATAATTACACGCTGAAGTTCTCCGAAGTACTGTATAACCAGCCCCAGGGTAATGAAGATACCAGGCAGTATATTGAGATCCTGGACGCTGCTACCGGAAAGATCCGCGTGGCTGAAGACCCCAACAACCAGGGCGCCCCGAACGCGGCCGCGATTGGCAAGAACCCTGTCGTAAGAGTGGATCTGTTCGCTCCCGGCGCAAACAGCCCTGTTGTTACCCGTTACATAAAGCTCGAAATCAGCGATACTTATCGTCCGCCGATTGAATTGCCCGCCAATCTTGAGGTAATCCTTACCAGCTGTGACTACACAGGCGAAGGCTTTACCTATGACATGGATAACGTGTATAACAAAACCGGGCTGAGCAAGGACGCTTTCCATAATCTGTACACCTTCGCCGGAATTTCTGTCCCTCCGGGATCAGGTCTGGACTTGACGAGTTTGGTTTCCGATCCGAATGATGAAAACATGATCGAGATCGATATACCGAAAACAACCAAGCCTGGCATTTATGTGGTAACCGGTAAATTTACTGCACCTGGTTATCCGGACGTTAACTTCTCGGGAAGCATCAACGTACAAGCTCCGAACCATGCGCTGAACCGCAATTCATCCTGGTGGAATGCTGAATTAACTACCATGCAGATTCACGGCCGTGAAAACGGTGGCGCATGGGAAATGGCAGGACGCCTGTGGGATGGTTTCCAATTAAAGAGGGCAGCTTACGCCGGCACTTGCGGAACTCCCGCCGTTATTGATGTTAAGTTCGTGATCGCACCTAACCAAACAGGTGTACAGATCATCGAAACGCCTGGCGTGGACACGGTGATCGCACTTGATAATTCTGCAGACGGACGGAAATGGGTAGATCGTAACCACGTGGTTGTGTACGCGCAAATCTTTATCAACGGTACGCTGTATGAAACAGAAAGTTTCAATGTACAGTTCCAGAACCCTGTTCTGCCGATTGTTGAAAGGAATCCGAACCACCACCTGGAAGACAAGAAACCTGTTACGTATGACCTTCACCACAGCATTCAGATGAAGGATTATACCGGCGTTACCTTGTTCGACCTGCGTAATTTTGCGAACGGCGGCGACGATATTGATAACATCGGTCTGCGTACGCTTTACGGTGCAAACTCAGGCTTCTCGTTTGCTCTGGTTGAGGCCAGGAACAACAACGGCGACGTGATCGACGTAACTACAGGCGACCTTCGTGTAATACTTGATCCTGTTACCGGTATTGTCGAATGGCAGAATACAGGCGCAGATATCCAGCAGGAGATCACCCTTACCTTCAAGGTAATACAACACAACACCTGGAACCAGGGCGAATTCAGCGGCAGCATGCCGACCGCTCACTTTGTTGAGCCTGAATTTGTAAAGCTCAAGGTGCTGCCTTTACCTTAA
- a CDS encoding S24 family peptidase: MSSWERLQEVVEKSGLSINAFALSIGLKRAENLYQIRKGNHEISRELARKITAKYPEINEAWLLTGKGGMHERETLSASKKIPLYDSGFEDLRMLPDEKASIEPLYYIEAPTLSGGDFATICYGNSMEPDIPAGAIITLKEIDPSAVLPGEMYLVITSNYSTVKCVMDVAGDAEKFRLIPKNTAEYGEAIINKSDILRLFLVKGVISTKVL; this comes from the coding sequence ATGAGTAGCTGGGAGCGATTACAAGAAGTTGTTGAAAAATCGGGTTTATCAATAAATGCATTTGCATTATCAATAGGGCTGAAAAGAGCGGAGAACCTTTACCAGATCAGGAAGGGCAATCATGAGATCAGCAGGGAGCTTGCCCGCAAGATCACAGCGAAATATCCTGAGATCAATGAGGCCTGGCTTCTCACAGGAAAAGGAGGCATGCATGAAAGAGAGACGCTTTCCGCCTCAAAGAAAATCCCGCTTTATGACTCCGGCTTTGAAGATCTGCGGATGCTTCCAGACGAAAAGGCCTCTATTGAACCCCTGTATTATATTGAGGCGCCTACCCTATCCGGAGGAGACTTTGCTACCATTTGTTATGGCAATTCCATGGAACCGGACATACCCGCCGGCGCAATCATCACCCTGAAAGAAATTGACCCGTCCGCTGTACTGCCCGGGGAAATGTACCTGGTAATAACAAGTAATTACAGCACGGTTAAATGCGTAATGGACGTCGCAGGCGATGCCGAAAAGTTCAGGCTCATTCCCAAGAACACGGCTGAATACGGTGAGGCCATCATTAACAAAAGCGACATTTTACGCCTTTTCCTGGTAAAAGGAGTTATTTCCACCAAAGTCCTGTAG